The genomic segment GCCGCAGGGGTAGGGTTCATTCGGCGGCGCGGAGTTCCTCGTCCAGCGCCTGTGCGGAGGAGGCGCGCGAGCGGGTGGTGCTGCTGACCAGCGCGTAGGCCGCGGGGGTCAGGAAGAGCGTGAAGACCGCCGCCATGCCGAGCCCGCCCACGATGACCCAGCCGATGGAGGCGCGCGCCTCGGCCCCCGGGCCGGTGCCGAGGATGAGGGGCAGGCCGGACATCACGGTACAGATCAGCGTCATGGCGATGGGCCGCAGGCGGGCCAGGGCGGCCTCGTAGGCGGCGTCGGGGACGGAGCGGCCCTGGTCGCGGAGCTGGTTGGCGAATTCCACGAGAAGGATGCCGTTCTTGGCCATCACGCCGATCAGCATGAGCACGCCGATCTGGCTGTAGATGTTGATGGTCGTGCCGGTCAGCAGCATGGCGTAGATCGCGGCGCAGACGCCGAAGGGGACGGTTGTCATGACGACCAGCGCGCTGGTGAGGCTTTCGAACTGCGCAAGCAGCACGAGGAAGACCACGAGAAGCGCGATGATGTAGGTGGCGGTGAGAGCCGAGGAGGTTTCGTCGAGCGAGGCGGCTTCACCGAGGAAGATGAGGCCGATGCCGTCGGGCAGGCGCTCTTGCGAGAGGGCGCGGACGTCGTCGATGACCTCGCGCAGGGTGACCTCGGGGGCGACGGAGGCGTCGATCTCGATGGCGCGGCGCTGGGCGTGGCGGTCGAGCTCGGCGGCGACGCCTTCCTCGGTGAGCGTCACGATCTGGTTGAGGGGGACGAGATCGCCCGTGTCGGCGCGGACATAGAGGTTCATGAGATCGGCCGGGTCGCGCACCGCGCCGGCGGCGGATTGCAGGAGGATCGGCACGGCCTCGTCGTCGATGGTGAGCTCGGAAATCTCGTCTTCGTCGATCAGGGCGCGGAGGGTGCCGGAGAGGGTGGAGATGGGCACGCGCAGATCGGAGGCGCGGTCTCGGTCGACGCTGATGCTGAGTTGCGGCTGGGTGGCCTGGTACTGGACGCGGATGCCGGAGACGCCGGTGACCTCTTCGAGGTCGCGGGCGAAGCTGTCGGCGGCGGCGGCGATGTCGGGGTAGTTGGGGCCGGTGAGCGCGATGCTGAGCCCGCCGCCCGAGCCGCCGCGCAGGCCGAGGCTGTTGCCGCTGCGGATGCGGGGTTCGGCGCCGGGGAGGTTTTCGAGGTCTTCGCGGAGGGCGGCCTCGATATCGGCCTGGCTGGTGGTGCGTTCAGACCACGGGACGAGGCGGACGCCGATGCTGCCGCGGTTGAGGTCGTAGCGGCCGGTGATCGAATAGAGGCCCTCGGCGACGCCGCTTTCCACATAGGGGCGCAGCATGTCTTCGACCTTCACGACCTGGCGGTCGGTGTAGTCGAGCCCGGCGCCGTCGGGGCCCTGGACCCAGACCGAGACCATGCCGCGATCTTCGGGGGGTACGAGTTCCTCGCCCAGCTCGCCGTAGAAGAGGGCCGCGCCGCCTGCGAGCATGCCGGCGCCGACGATGGTGACGAGGGGCGCGCGGATCATCGGGCCGATGAGGGCGGCGTAGAGCGAGGAGAGGCGTTTGCCGAGGCCGGTGAAGAGCCCGCCGGTGCGGCCGAGGCTGTCGGAGAGGGAGGCCAGCATCGGGCACATGGTGAGTGCCACGAAGGTGGAGATGATGACGGTGATGGCGAGGGCAAAGCCGAATTCGGTGAAGAGGCGGCCGGCGTCGCTGGGCAGGAAGGAGATCGGGACGAAGACGGCGACCAGCGTCAGGGTGGTGGCGATGACGGCGAAGAAGACCTGCCCCGCGCCGAGTACGGCGGCGGCCTTCGGCCCCATGCCTTCCTGTCTTCGGCGCTGGATGTTTTCGGTGACGACGATGGCGTCGTCGACGACGAGGCCGGTGGCGAGGACGAGGGCGAGGAGGGTGATGAGGTTGATCGAAAAGCCCATCAGCCAGATGCCCGCGACGGAGCCGACGAGGGCGATGGGGATGGCGATGGCGGGGATGAGCGTGGCGCTGAAGCGGCCGAAGAAGACCCAGATCACCGCGATGACGATGCAGAAGGCGGCGGCGAGGGTTTTCAGCACCTCGGCGATGGCGCCGCGGATGAAGACGGCGTCGTCGCTGGTGACCTGGAAGCCGAGGTCGGGGAAGCGGGTTTCGAGCCTGTCGATGGCGCGGTTGACCTCGTCGGAGATGCGGACGGTGTTGGATTGCGCCTGCCGGACAATGCCGAGGCTGATGACGAGGCGGCCGTCGAGGCGGGCGACGCTGGAGGGGGTGGCGAGTCCGAAATAGACATCGGCCACGTCGCCGAGGCGGACCTGGTCGCGCAGCATCAGGTCTTCGATCCGGTGCGGGTCGGCGACGGTGGCGTCGGCGCGCACCAGCACCTCGAGCGGGCCGGAGGCGAAGCTGCCCACCGGCACGTCGAACTGGGCCGAGCGGAGGGTGTCGGCCACCTCGCCGATGGAGAGGCCGAAGGCGGCGAGGCGGTCGGGCTTCACCTCGACGCGGAGGACGCGCTGGCGATCGCCGAAAAGCACCACCTCGGCCACGCCGTCGACGGCGGTGAACTCGGTCGCGATGGCGTCTTCGACCAACTGCGTGAGCTCGTCGATGGAGCGTTCGTTGCTCCAGACGGTGACGTCGAGCACGGGGTCGGCGTCTTCCTCGGACTTGACGACGAAGAGATCCTCGACCCCGTCGGGGAGGCGGTTTTCGACCCGGCTGACGGCTTCGCGCACGTCGTTGGAGGCGTTGGCGAGGTCGCGGGAGGGGCTGAATTCCACGCGCATCCGGAAATTGCCCTCTTCCGAGGAGGTGCGGACGGATTCGACCCCGGCGACGCGGGCCACCGCGCCCTCGACCAGCGAGGCGACTTCGGCATCCATGGTGGTGGGGGAGGCGCCGGGATAGTTGGCGCGGACCGAGACGATGGGGCGGTCGACATCCGGAAGCTCGCGTACCTCGATGCCCCAGAGCGCGCCGATGCCGGCGATCATGATGAGAAGGCTCATGACCGCCGCGAGGTAGGGGCGGCGGACGCTGATGTCGGAGAGGCCCCGGCCGCCGGGGCTCATGAGCTGCCATCCGTGGCGGTGTTGAGGACGTTGACGGCGACGCCAGCGCGCAGGCGCTGGGAGCCTTCGACGACGATATGGTCGCCTTCGGAGATCGGGCCGTCGACGATGACCAGCCCCTCGCGGCGGCGGACGAGGCGGACGGTGACCTGTTCGGCCTGCCCATCGGAGACGCGCCAGACGTTGAGCTCGCCGCGGGAGAACTGCAGGGCGAGCTCGGGCACGGCCGGGTAGGTCTTGCCGGGCAGTTCGAGGCGCAGGGCGAAGGAGGCGCCGGGGCGAAGGGTGTCGGCGGCATTGTCGATGGCGGCGCGGATGCGGGCTGTGCGGGTCGAGACGTCGACGCGGCTGTCGATGGCGGTGATTTCGGCGTCGAAGGTCTGGCCCTCGGCGGCCGGTGTGGTGGCGGTGGCGCTCTGGCCGATCTCGATGCGGCCGAGCAGGGCCTCGGGCAGGTCGAACTCGACGAGGATGCGGCTGCGGTCGTCGAAGCTGGAGACGGTTTCATCGGCCACGATGCGGTCGCCGGTTTCCACCGAGGCAAGGCCGGTGACGCCATCGAAGGGGGCGCGGAGCGTGCGGTCGGCGAGGTCGGCGCGGGCCTGGTCGAGCGCGATGCGGGCGACCTTGAAATCGGTCTGGGCCTGTTCGAAACGGGCGGTGGCGGCGGCGCCGGTGTCTTGCAGGGCCTGGTAGCGGTCACGTTCGGAGGTGGCGCGTTCGAGGCGGGCCTCGGCGAGGTCGACCGCGAGGTGCTCGTCGGTGTCGTCGAGCTGCATCAGCGTGTCGCCGGCGGTGAACTTGGCGCCGGGGGCGATGTCGAGCGCGGTGACCTCGCCCGCCGAGGGGGCGCGCAGGGTGACGGAGCGCAGGGCGAAGCCGGTGCCGATGGCGGAGAAGGCGAGATCGTCCTGCACCTGCCGGACATCGGCGACGATGACGGGGGTGCCTTCGCCTTGTGCGCTGGCGTCGGCCTGGCGTTGCCCGGTGGCGGAGGTGCTGGCCCAGAGTTCCTGCAGGTCGGTCCGGTAGTGCCACGCGAGCGCCGCCCCGCCGACCAGGACGGCGGAGACGAGAGCTTGCTTCCAGAAGGCGGTTTTCTCCAAGGCTGTTTCCCGTGCGCGAGACGTTTCGATGGGACCTAGCCCAAAATGCCGCCCGGTCACGTATTCGGCTGGCCGGGCCTGTCCAGCCTAGCACAGGCGGCGCGATTGCCCGAATGACAGCGGCGTGATGTGCTGCAAATGCCCATAAAACCGGCAGTTTCCGCCTGTGGCGCGTCAGGCCCTTGGCGGCACCGGGCGGGAGGATTAAAGCGGGGGTGCCTATGTTGCGACCCTCCGGAGCCCGATGACCCCATCCCAGTTCATAGACCGTGCTGCCGCCGTCCTGCTGATCGTTCTGACGGCGCTGTTCGCGTTGCGGGAGTGGGGTGCCGGAGAGCCCGGGCCGGTGATCGAGGGGCTCGTGATTGTCATCCTGGTGCTGCTGGCGGTGAATGTCCGGCTGACGCGCAAGGCGTTCGTCGTGGTGGGGCTGGTGCTGACGGCCTGGGTGGCGCTGTCGGCGGATGACTGGCTGTCGCTGGCGCGGCAGGGGCTGGAGAAGGCGGCCTTCGTGGCGGCGTTCTTCGTGGCACTCTCGACATTGCGGAACGCGGCGGAAAGCTCTCCGGCGCTGCGCAAGGGCGGGGCGTTCCTGGCGGCGCAGCCGCCGGGGCGGCGCTATGCGGCGCTGACGGTGGGCGGGCATCTTTTTGCGCTGCTGATCAATTACGGGTCGATCTCGCTTCTGGGCAGCCTGGCGTCGAACGCGGCCCGGTCGGAAGGCGACCCGGTGATCCGGGGGCACCGGACCCGACGGATGCTTCTGGCGATCCAGCGGGGGTTCATCGCGTCGCTGACCTGGTCGCCGCTGGCCTTCGCGATGGCGATCACCATTGCGCTGGTGCCGGGGGCGACCTGGGCGAGCGCGGTTCTGCCCGGGCTTGGCTCGGCGGTGATCATCACGATGACGGGCTGGGCGATGGACACGATTTTCAAGCCGCGGTTGCGCGGCAACCGGCCGCCGCCGCGCAAGCCGGAGGGCTCGTGGAGCCTGATGATGCCGCTGCTTTTCCTGCTGGTGCTGCTGGCGGTGGCGGTGTCGGCGGCACATTTCCTGACCGGTATTCGGGTGGTCGGGGTGGTGATGGTGATCGTGCCGGTGATTGCCGTGGCCTGGGCCGTGATCCAGCGGATCGGGCTGGGCCGGGAGGGCACGC from the Roseovarius indicus genome contains:
- a CDS encoding efflux RND transporter permease subunit — its product is MSPGGRGLSDISVRRPYLAAVMSLLIMIAGIGALWGIEVRELPDVDRPIVSVRANYPGASPTTMDAEVASLVEGAVARVAGVESVRTSSEEGNFRMRVEFSPSRDLANASNDVREAVSRVENRLPDGVEDLFVVKSEEDADPVLDVTVWSNERSIDELTQLVEDAIATEFTAVDGVAEVVLFGDRQRVLRVEVKPDRLAAFGLSIGEVADTLRSAQFDVPVGSFASGPLEVLVRADATVADPHRIEDLMLRDQVRLGDVADVYFGLATPSSVARLDGRLVISLGIVRQAQSNTVRISDEVNRAIDRLETRFPDLGFQVTSDDAVFIRGAIAEVLKTLAAAFCIVIAVIWVFFGRFSATLIPAIAIPIALVGSVAGIWLMGFSINLITLLALVLATGLVVDDAIVVTENIQRRRQEGMGPKAAAVLGAGQVFFAVIATTLTLVAVFVPISFLPSDAGRLFTEFGFALAITVIISTFVALTMCPMLASLSDSLGRTGGLFTGLGKRLSSLYAALIGPMIRAPLVTIVGAGMLAGGAALFYGELGEELVPPEDRGMVSVWVQGPDGAGLDYTDRQVVKVEDMLRPYVESGVAEGLYSITGRYDLNRGSIGVRLVPWSERTTSQADIEAALREDLENLPGAEPRIRSGNSLGLRGGSGGGLSIALTGPNYPDIAAAADSFARDLEEVTGVSGIRVQYQATQPQLSISVDRDRASDLRVPISTLSGTLRALIDEDEISELTIDDEAVPILLQSAAGAVRDPADLMNLYVRADTGDLVPLNQIVTLTEEGVAAELDRHAQRRAIEIDASVAPEVTLREVIDDVRALSQERLPDGIGLIFLGEAASLDETSSALTATYIIALLVVFLVLLAQFESLTSALVVMTTVPFGVCAAIYAMLLTGTTINIYSQIGVLMLIGVMAKNGILLVEFANQLRDQGRSVPDAAYEAALARLRPIAMTLICTVMSGLPLILGTGPGAEARASIGWVIVGGLGMAAVFTLFLTPAAYALVSSTTRSRASSAQALDEELRAAE
- a CDS encoding efflux RND transporter periplasmic adaptor subunit, which gives rise to MEKTAFWKQALVSAVLVGGAALAWHYRTDLQELWASTSATGQRQADASAQGEGTPVIVADVRQVQDDLAFSAIGTGFALRSVTLRAPSAGEVTALDIAPGAKFTAGDTLMQLDDTDEHLAVDLAEARLERATSERDRYQALQDTGAAATARFEQAQTDFKVARIALDQARADLADRTLRAPFDGVTGLASVETGDRIVADETVSSFDDRSRILVEFDLPEALLGRIEIGQSATATTPAAEGQTFDAEITAIDSRVDVSTRTARIRAAIDNAADTLRPGASFALRLELPGKTYPAVPELALQFSRGELNVWRVSDGQAEQVTVRLVRRREGLVIVDGPISEGDHIVVEGSQRLRAGVAVNVLNTATDGSS